TGGAAAGATTTCAGGGTGAGTATGTTAATGCCGATTGTAGAGTCGGTACGGCGTTGGCGCTCTCGCGGGGGGGTGAGAGGGTCTGGACCTGGGTGGGCGTTTGCGCGCTTGCTTGGGGACGGGTCGCTGGCCTTGCACAGGCCGAGGAAACCTCCCGGATGGACAGGCGTGGCTGGATGACCTTGAGTGGCGGGGCCTTGGCCGCCGTGCTGTTGTTGACAGCCGGCGGGGGGTGCCGCCTGACGCGCAACCAGGTCCTCATGGCCAAGTTGCCCCCGGAAGGTCCCAGTCCTCGTGAATTGACCAAGATCAGCCTGCCCACCTATGTCATCGAGCCCCCCGACGTCCTCTTGATCGATGCCGTGAAGGTGGTTCCCAAGCCCCCTTATCACATCGAGCCTTTGGACACTCTGGAAATCTTCGTATTGGGGACCCTGCCCGATCAGAACATCGCCGGTCCCTATCCGGTCGAGGCCGACGGCACCATCATGCTGGGCCCCGCCTACGGAGCCATCAAGGTCTCGGATCTGACCCTGGCCGAGGCCCGCGACGCCATTCGCAAGCACCTGGAAGGGATCCTCACCGCTCCGGAAGTCTCGGTCAGCCTGGGTAACAGCGCCGGCCAGCAGCAGATCGAAGGAGAGCACCTGGTCGGACCCGACGGCACCGTCAATCTGGGTACCTACGGCAGCGTCTATGTGGCCGGCATGACCTTGAGCGAAGCCCGTGAGGCCATCGAACAGCATCTCACCGAGTTCCTCGACGAACCCGATATCTCGGTCGATATCTTCGCCTACAACAGCAAGTTCTATTACGTCGTCACCGAAGGGGCCAACTTGGGTGACCAGATCCAACGGGTGCCGATCACCGGCAACGAAACCGTGCTGGATGCGATCACCCAGATCGGCGGTCTGTCGCGGATTTCCAGCAAGACCATCTGGATCGCCCGCCCCGCACCGTCCGACGGCAGCGGCTGCGCTCAGATCCTGCCGGTCAACTGGCGGGCCATCGTCGACGCCGCCGATACCGCCACCAATTGGCAGGTCATGCCGGGGGACCGCATCTTCGTCGCCGAGGACAAATTGGTTGCCCTCGACAACTTCGTCGACAAGTTGGTGGGACCGTTTGAACGCGTCATCGGCTTCAACCTGCTCACCTTCCAGGCCATTCAGACTGCCAACCGTTTCCCGCTCGGCTTTACCAGTGCTAGCAGCCTGGCCGGCAGCAAATAACCCCACTCCAAAAGTCAACAATCAGGATCACGCCTGAACATCGGCCAAGACGAACAAGCGCCGGACACAGA
Above is a genomic segment from Pirellulales bacterium containing:
- a CDS encoding polysaccharide biosynthesis/export family protein, which translates into the protein MLLLTAGGGCRLTRNQVLMAKLPPEGPSPRELTKISLPTYVIEPPDVLLIDAVKVVPKPPYHIEPLDTLEIFVLGTLPDQNIAGPYPVEADGTIMLGPAYGAIKVSDLTLAEARDAIRKHLEGILTAPEVSVSLGNSAGQQQIEGEHLVGPDGTVNLGTYGSVYVAGMTLSEAREAIEQHLTEFLDEPDISVDIFAYNSKFYYVVTEGANLGDQIQRVPITGNETVLDAITQIGGLSRISSKTIWIARPAPSDGSGCAQILPVNWRAIVDAADTATNWQVMPGDRIFVAEDKLVALDNFVDKLVGPFERVIGFNLLTFQAIQTANRFPLGFTSASSLAGSK